In Fibrobacter sp. UWP2, the sequence GTGCGGGTTGATCTCGAGCAGGCGTTCCTTGAGCACCTCGACCTTGACCTTGCCCACCGTCTTGGTGGTCGCCATGAGCTGGCGGTTCACGTTGGTGACACACACGCGGTCGGAATCCACGAGCACGAGCTCCCTGATGCCGGAACGCACGAGGCTCTCGGCGCACCAGCTGCCAACGCCGCCCAAGCCGAATATGATAACGCGCTTGCCGTAAACAGCCTGCATCACGTCGTCGCCCAAGAGGAGCGACGTGCGGTTGAATATTCCTTTCTCTATACCCATAGGCAAGTGCAAATGTAGCTAATAGAGCCCCTTTTTTTTATATTTAGGCCCAAAAATGGGAGATATTTATGTTGACTCCAGAACAAATCAAGGCTAAAAAGACTACCGGCGAAAAGGTCTCGATGATTACGAGCTACGATTTCGCCTTCGCACGCATGGCGGAGGCAGCCGGAGTGGATCAAATTTTGGTGGGCGACAGCCTCGCCAACACCATGCTGGGCTACAAGAGCACCCGTGAAATCGGCATGACCGAGATGCTTATCTTTACAGCAGCCGTCTGCCGTGGCGCCCCGAACACTCACGTTGTCGCCGACATGCCCTACAGAAGCGACAAAGATCCTCAAACAGCTTACGACAACGCCCGCCGTTTTATGGACGTGGGCGCATCGAGCGTGAAGATTGAAGGCACTCCCGCAGGCGTCATCGAGTTCCTGCGCTCCCACGACATCCCGGTGTGCGCCCACCTGGGGCTGCTGCCGCAAACGGCGGAGAACTTCAAGCAGAAGGGCAAAACCGAGGAAGAGGCGGCGGCAATTGAGGCGCAGGCCAAGTTTGTCGACAGCCTGGACTGTTTCGAGACGGTGCTGGAGCACATCCCCGAAGAACTGGGCACCAGAATCACCCGCGAAGTGGGCTCCGTGACCATCGGCATAGGCGGCGGCAAGTTCACCGACGGCCACGTGCTGGTGATGCACGACGCACTCGGCATGCACAACGGAAAAATCCCTCCGTTCGCGACGAAGTTCGTGGACATGTACGCGCTTGGAGTCGAAGGAATCAAAAAATACGTCGACAGTGTGAAGGCAGGATTGTAAAATTTTTGACGAAGGTCACACTTCGCGACAAAAA encodes:
- the panB gene encoding 3-methyl-2-oxobutanoate hydroxymethyltransferase: MLTPEQIKAKKTTGEKVSMITSYDFAFARMAEAAGVDQILVGDSLANTMLGYKSTREIGMTEMLIFTAAVCRGAPNTHVVADMPYRSDKDPQTAYDNARRFMDVGASSVKIEGTPAGVIEFLRSHDIPVCAHLGLLPQTAENFKQKGKTEEEAAAIEAQAKFVDSLDCFETVLEHIPEELGTRITREVGSVTIGIGGGKFTDGHVLVMHDALGMHNGKIPPFATKFVDMYALGVEGIKKYVDSVKAGL